In Mus musculus strain C57BL/6J chromosome 1, GRCm38.p6 C57BL/6J, a single genomic region encodes these proteins:
- the Tex50 gene encoding testis-expressed protein 50 precursor produces MSTQRLSVLSPLLLFCFFRETFSICDGTTWTKVGWEIFPEEVHYLKVKAPPSSCLPYPLDTLCCNFANMDLLQSALHLTYILVQALCLILFALSVHYLWMKWTRHQKKLKKQASLEKHANGLDLSPSIHDIEQILCRLLATTSMMTKFLKHVSHHSSVKKAKQQRKLRKKKSKGEEEQKITAIPKLVQM; encoded by the exons atgtctaccCAAAGACTGTCTGTGCTTTCTCCCCTTCTGCTCTTCTGCTTCTTCAGAGAGACTTTCTCCATTTGTGACGGGACAACGTGGACAAAGGTCGGATGGGAGATTTTTCCAGAGGAAGTGCACTACCTGAAAGTTAAGGCCCCCCCATCCAGCTGCCTACCTTATCCTCTGGACACACTCTGCTGCAATTTTGCTAACATGGACCTCTTACAGAGCGCCTTACACCTCACTTACATCTTAGTACAAGCTCTCTGCTTAATCCTGTTTGCTTTATCTGTGCATTAcctatggatgaaatggacaagacACCAAAAAAAG CTGAAAAAGCAAGCTTCCTTAGAGAAACACGCTAATGGCCTAGACCTGAGCCCATCCATCCATGACATTGAACAAATCCTCTGCAGACTACTGGCCACAACATCAATGATGACCAAGTTCCTGAAGCACGTGTCTCACCACTCTTCTGTCAAGAAAGCTAAGCAACAACGTAaattaaggaagaagaagagtaaGGGAGAAGAGGAGCAGAAGATCACTGCTATCCCTAAGCTCGTGCAAATGTAG